The window tgtttaaacaattcaCCGACAGGCATATCATTACTATCAAGGCATAGATAAGAAAGAGTTCTAATGGATCTAATGATATCTGGACTTTGAAGGACTTTACTTTGATAGACGTTTATTATTTatgcttttaattttaaaatgtttctaattttttcattatttcttTTAGTCTAAATAAGTATTTCGACAAAATCTTAATCTTTAAAAACCATTTAGCATTTGTAATACTAATTAAATAGCATTTCCATAACAGTAATTTCAtgtttaaccaaaaaaaaattaaacaaaatttcagtAGCATTACTTTGCTCCAATTattgtgaaaatatttttcatcaattttggccaataataacaaaactTAATGCAAATGCTTACATATACTAAATAGGTATTCATTCAACtatcaaattttatatacttttaCTGCTACCTAATCATTCAATTTTCCGTCAGGTGGAATACAcatcatttaatttatttattatttttatcacatacatacatacatacatatagttaaatttgtaaaagaaaaattttaacGATGGACAAACTTCGGCTTATTGAACTTTGGGCCGCAGAAAAAACACGACCATTTAGATATGCTCCAGAGCAATTAAttgaattatatttaaatggaTTTCTAGGCAATTTAACAGCCGATTTTTATCTTAATCCGCTCGAGATAAGCCTAAGACGCTTTCCAAATTTCAATGAGCATTCTAGTCCATTGgcaaaattgtataaaaatcGCAATATATTTGGAACTACTATGCGTATTAAGGAAAATGGCTTTACAAAACTTTATGGCGAGCTGTTAGCCAAATATATAACTATGGATGGATTAAATATGGACTCGCAAAATTATAAACGTGATAAATTTACTGTAATCGATGCTAATGGCAAGATGCAATCAAGATTATATCAAAATTTATCAGTTGGCTTTATAAGTAAAGCCACATTGACCGTGGTCAATCGTACACCCATCGAGATGTTTAAATTACGAATCCAGAATGAAAAACAACGTCTTAAACTTGGCTTAGCCACGGGCGCTGTGCAGCGTTTGAAGAATCTTTTTGGCAAAGGAGGTAAGATTAGTCCTAGACCAGGAACCAATGTCCCCCAAAGTGGGAGCACTTTATGCTCGATAATTCACACAGCTTAGGCCGGAATGTTGTTGAAATTATCACAATTTTTGGCACTTTTCTGTGTAAATAGCCGATCGTAAGATATCCCTTTTGGGCTATGTGAAGTTCCTTTTCAGTTTTAAATAAggaattttctttatttttcaatatcttattaatataatttttaatttttagctGCTTCAAAATATTTTCGTCTACGATTTTGGTAAATCTTATGTAATGAATGAATATGTTTTATCCCTTTGGCAATTGGAGCCCTCCGTAAGCATTTAGAGGATTATTTACAGTGGAAGTAAGGCTATTGGAGACGCGATTTATAGAACTTGTGAAGCCTCAAAAGCCTGTATCTCACAAGTGCCTTTCAATAAAAGAATTGTTCCAAAATATCgcccaaacaacaacaaataaaaatcagCAACGAAATAACGTTAAAGTGCAATGCACTCACGAGCCGAGTACATTGGCCCCAAATGGTAGACCTGATATCTTACGCTcgcacagacacacacacacagagagaaagactTGGACACTTTTAGCTCATGTTCGTTCTCCTCTtcagacacacaaacacacacactcaatcACTCAACAAGCTGTACGACCTTCTGCTCTTGCCCTACATATTGCCATCTCGTTTTCGCAGCGACAACGTCGTATCAACTATCTATAAGATACTGTGCGCCTGATAAATTAACATCGCATGACGCAAACTCCACCGAGAacgtacatttttttttttttttggtgtgtgtTTCGGGCCCAGTTGCACTTGCGTTTCGTAACCGGATAAAAACGTGTGGTTGGATGTGGTGGCGGTTCACGTTTATTACTTTTTTAAACCATAGAAAATCATTAGAAGCGACGACACGGCTACCAAGTTTTCATAGAAATAGCAAAGAGCAGCAAAAATCTTTTGCGGGCAGGTTTTCGAGTGAGTCGTCCCTACACCTGACAGTCTCTCTGAGATTCGTGAGGGATTTATTTGTGAGATAGACTTGGAGGAAATGGtggtaatggtgatggctgtAAAATTAACATAACAAAACAATGGCTTTCCATTTGTAAATGGGGAGGGTAGTACATATATGGATGAATTTTTCCCCATTTTCGTTATAATAATGGTGAAATGGGTCAAAATTGCTTTCGAATTATCAATGCGCTCACTTCTTGGAGCCTGTTCGTTTATATTTTAAACACACAAACGAAATAATGGTTTATGCGCCTCCATCATTCGCTGTTAAGGCACTGCTAAGGGCTTTCGAAACGAAGCTTTGGCTATAATTTGTTGAGGCCACGCCCACGCCTtctaaaattataatttattattattatatttcgTTTGCTTAATTACACCAGGAAAACAGAAGCGTACAAGTCCCATAGTCCATAGTACATACAAACATTTGTATCCATAACCAtgaccaccaccaccattcGTTGTGCCGTTTCGTTGTGGAGCAAAAAATCGAAAAAGATGGCTACTAGCTGGGCGGGCTAACAGAAATCATAGCAAAGTGTATGTTGTATGGGTACAGTTTTTATGGCTCCGAtttgctgctactgctgctgctgctgctgccgctgctgctgatgatgatgatggtggggAATCATGCAGACAGCGTGCGCTCAATTCTTGGGGAACGATAGAATTGAGAGGAGACAACAAAGCCAACGCCAACGTCAACGACTACCATTTTGCGAGAACGCCCCCACGTAATATACTTATACCCCATAAGCTTTGACAACAGACGGAGAGCCCCATTTAGTCGCAATTGCGGCCCGCGCACACACGC is drawn from Drosophila willistoni isolate 14030-0811.24 chromosome 2R unlocalized genomic scaffold, UCI_dwil_1.1 Seg167, whole genome shotgun sequence and contains these coding sequences:
- the LOC111518629 gene encoding uncharacterized protein LOC111518629, with amino-acid sequence MDKLRLIELWAAEKTRPFRYAPEQLIELYLNGFLGNLTADFYLNPLEISLRRFPNFNEHSSPLAKLYKNRNIFGTTMRIKENGFTKLYGELLAKYITMDGLNMDSQNYKRDKFTVIDANGKMQSRLYQNLSVGFISKATLTVVNRTPIEMFKLRIQNEKQRLKLGLATGAVQRLKNLFGKGAASKYFRLRFW